In Metarhizium brunneum chromosome 3, complete sequence, a genomic segment contains:
- the BGBP_0 gene encoding Beta-1,3-glucan-binding protein, which produces MEQDPYSHGYYGHPVPSATTTVNPTPIRSGTPNTDNSRTPFGDNDTASLNRPGRGTNPFTSPDASRPASSFGSSSAMGPRYDVNSQLYFHSRRVMKGDIEKPWLEKKDPKEKWVTILPIIGILIGLGISGFLVWDGIRNVVHHKYCPVLDDSFDGGFNTNVWTKEAQVGGFGNGEFEQTTAGDENVFIQNGNLVIKATLQDAEKVEKDNVINLLKDGTCTSKDWYSCVAATNTTTGNSSVVPPTKSGRINTMKGAKLKYGRVEVTAKLPEGDWLWPAIWMMPVKDTYGPWPASGEIDIMESRGNNWTYEQGGNNIMSSALHWGPDPANDAWWKTNNKRQALHTTYSSGFNTYGLEWSQKYLFTYVNSRLLQVLYTNFDKPLWNRGGFPDANSNGTRLKNTWSETGRANTPFDQEFYLIINLAVGGTNGWFEDGKSGKPWLDRSPSARKDFWNARDTWQATWKQPQLEVSRVLMLQQCDGDEEL; this is translated from the exons ATGGAGCAAGATCCGTATAGCCACGGCTACTATGGCCATCCAGTACCATCTGCTACAACAACCGTCAATCCTACGCCAATCCGATCCGGAACTCCAAACACAGACAATAGCCGCACCCCATTTGGCGACAATGATACGGCATCCTTGAACCGCCCGGGAAGAGGCACGAATCCGTTCACCAGCCCCGATGCATCAAGGCCGGCATCCAGCTTTGGCTCCTCAAGCGCCATGGGGCCTCGATATGATGTCAATTCCCAGCTCTACTTCCACTCTAGGCGAGTAATGAAGGGCGATATCGAAAAGCCTtggctggagaagaaggatcCCAAGGAGAAGTGGGTGACTATCCTGCCAATCATCGGCATCTTGATTGGCTTGGGTATTTCTGGGTTTTTGGTTTGGGACGGCATTCGCAACGTCGTGCACCACAAGTACTGCCCTGTTTTGGACGATAGTTTCGACGGCGGCTTCAATACCAACGTTTGGACCAAGGAAGCCCAAGTTGGCGGCTTTGG CAATGGCGAGTTCGAGCAGACCACTGCGGGCGACGAAAATGTCTTTATCCAAAACGGCAACCTAGTCATCAAGGCCACTCTCCAAGACGCTGAAAAGGTGGAAAAGGACAACGTCATCAACCTGCTCAAGGACGGAACCTGCACGTCTAAAGATTGGTACAGCTGCGTGGCTGccaccaacaccacgacGGGCAACTCCAGCGTCGTCCCTCCAACCAAATCTGGCCGCATCAACACCATGAAAGGCGCCAAGCTCAAGTACGGCCGCGTGGAGGTTACGGCCAAGCTTCCCGAAGGCGACTGGCTTTGGCCCGCCATCTGGATGATGCCTGTCAAGGACACGTACGGCCCATGGCCTGCGTCCGGAGAGATCGACATCATGGAGTCTCGAGGCAACAACTGGACCTACGAGCAAGGCGGCAACAACATCATGTCGTCGGCCCTCCACTGGGGCCCGGATCCCGCCAATGATGCGTGGTGGAAGACCAACAACAAGCGCCAGGCCCTGCACACGACCTACAGCAGCGGGTTCAATACATATGGCCTCGAATGGTCTCAGAAGTATCTCTTCACCTATGTCAACAGCCGTCTGCTCCAAGTCTTGTACACCAACTTTGACAAGCCCCTGTGGAATCGCGGAGGCTTCCCCGACGCCAACTCCAACGGCACACGGTTGAAGAACACGTGGAGCGAAACTGGTCGGGCGAACACGCCGTTCGACCAAGAGTTTTATCTCATTATCAACCTGGCCGTCGGTGGTACCAACGGCTGGTTTGAGGATGGCAAGTCCGGCAAGCCGTGGCTTGACCGGTCACCCAGTGCGCGCAAGGACTTCTGGAACGCCAGGGACACTTGGCAGGCGACGTGGAAGCAGCCTCAGCTGGAAGTCAGTCGCGTCTTGATGCTGCAGCAGTGTGACGGCGATGAGGAATTGTAA